The nucleotide window ATGATGCCCTTGGTGACGGCCTTGTTCAGCGTGGCCTGGGCTTGCTTGAGCGCTTCCCCGGATCCCTCGTTCTTTTCCGCAGCGAGCAAGCAGTTCTTAACGGCAGCACGCAATCTCGTGCGCAGGGCGCGGTTGCGGTTGCGGCGGAGAAGGCTCTGGCGGTGCCGTTTCTTGGCCGATTTGATGTTTGCCACGTTCTTTTCTGCCTCCAGTTACATTGATAAAATCAACAGGCCGTTGCAAAGCGGGCATTTAATAGCATAGCTTGTGAGGCTGTCAACCGTTTCCTCCCGCCCTTTGGGATTTTGTGGGAGAAAAGCCCGAAATTCACCCCTCAGA belongs to bacterium and includes:
- the rpsT gene encoding 30S ribosomal protein S20, which produces MANIKSAKKRHRQSLLRRNRNRALRTRLRAAVKNCLLAAEKNEGSGEALKQAQATLNKAVTKGIIHRNTASRRAGRLARRVHKAAASN